Proteins from a single region of Salvelinus fontinalis isolate EN_2023a chromosome 15, ASM2944872v1, whole genome shotgun sequence:
- the LOC129811322 gene encoding pseudouridylate synthase RPUSD2-like, whose product MVRYVKNIFYVLQIFNKREITLNNRTLSRARPWNAQLTNVTNYSNLICKVTKKHTLYNSVNELSSGPRLHQNHFTVMSHTMESTEMTKVSAVNTSNTSVNSTTDELKETCKRKSEEKEDPEKSSRGKRRRGGGKKQLRTGERYIPPPQKRNPGVSFSKEHFDETTYYFEGGLRKVRPYYFDFKTYCKGRWIGKSLLDVFSSEFRAEPLEYYVMASKLGRIRLNETPMDDLSVTLRNNDFLRNTVHRHEPPVVGRPLEILEDNGEVLVVDKPASMPVHPCGRFRHNTVIFILGKERGICGLHTVHRLDRLTSGVLLFARTLEVSQKLDVLVRDRQLEKEYVCRVEGEFPEGEIICEEPILVVSFKVGLCRVHPKGKDCRTVFQRLSWNGHSSVVRCLPLTGRTHQIRVHLQFLGYPILNDPVYGSSAWGPQRAKGGLKGMSDDELLKAILEEHRLKESLHLLDIPDEGMVQVSNVRTDVCGKDAQTPQPELLPHVCNSVSSDCTLSDVEQSANQVHSSPALPGAVPGPTDENGDQTESTESSHLAATNTKDPLCSECKIVRPDPTEKELIMYLHALRYKGPDFEYSTRLPDWAKDDWIED is encoded by the exons ATGGTACGTTATGTCAAGAACATTTTCTATGTTCTCCAAATCTTTAACAAACGCGAAATAACGCTTAATAACAGAACACTATCACGTGCTAGACCTTGGAATGCGCAATTGACAAACGTGACAAATTATAGCAATTTAATTTGTAAAGTAACAAAAAAACATACACTTTACAACTCAGTAAATGAGTTGTCATCTGGCCCACGTTTGCATCAAAACCATTTTACAGTAATGTCGCATACAATGGAGTCGACAGAAATGACGAAGGTGTCGGCGGTAAATACCTCAAACACTTCAGTCAATTCTACCACAGACGAGTTGAAAGAAACTTGTAAACGTAAGAGCGAAgagaaggaagacccagagaaaAGTAGTCGTGGAAAGAGACGACGAGGGGGTGGGAAGAAACAACTCCGTACAGGAGAGAGATACATTCCTCCCCCTCAAAAACGCAACCCCGGGGTAAGCTTCAGCAAAGAGCATTTTGATGAAACAACATACTATTTTGAAGGAGGTCTACGCAAAGTGCGCCCATACTACTTCGACTTCAAAACGTACTGCAAGGGACGCTGGATTGGGAAAAGTCTTCTCGATGTTTTCAGCAGTGAATTCCGAGCTGAGCCGTTGGAGTACTACGTTATGGCTTCCAAACTAGGACGCATCCGACTCAATGAAACACCAATGGATGACCTCTCTGTAACACTCAGG AACAATGACTTCCTAAGGAATACAGTGCATCGCCATGAGCCGCCTGTAGTCGGACGGCCACTGGAGATTTTGGAAGATAATGGGGAGGTTTTGGTAGTTGACAAGCCAGCCTCAATGCCAGTTCATCCTTGTGGGCGCTTCCGTCACAACACGGTCATTTTCATCCTGGGAAAGGAACGGGGCATATGTGGCCTTCACACTGTGCACCGACTGGATCGCCTAACATCTGGGGTGCTGCTCTTCGCCCGGACTTTGGAAGTGTCCCAGAAACTGGATGTGTTGGTGCGAGACAGACAG CTGGAGAAGGAGTACGTCTGTCGAGTGGAAGGGGAGTTCCCAGAGGGTGAGATCATCTGTGAGGAGCCTATCCTGGTGGTCTCCTTCAAGGTGGGACTGTGCAGAGTGCATCCTAAAGGCAAGGATTGCCGTACAGTCTTCCAAAGGCTCAGCTGGAACGGCCACTCCAGTGTAGTGCGTTGCCTCCCTCTCACTGGCCGCACTCACCAGATTCGCGTCCACCTCCAGTTCCTGGGCTACCCCATCCTCAACGACCCTGTCTATGGCTCCTCTGCTTGGGGTCCCCAAAGGGCAAAGGGAGGCCTGAAGGGCATGAGCGACGATGAGCTTCTCAAAGCGATTCTGGAGGAACATCGCTTGAAGGAGAGTCTTCATCTCCTAGACATCCCAGATGAGGGAATGGTACAGGTGAGCAATGTGCGTACTGACGTCTGTGGCAAAGATGCTCAGACACctcaaccagagctgttgccacatGTTTGCAATTCTGTTTCAAGTGACTGTACACTGAGTGACGTAGAACAGAGTGCAAATCAGGTCCACAGCAGTCCAGCCTTACCCGGTGCAGTACCCGGACCAACTGATGAAAATGGGGATCAAACAGAGTCCACAGAATCTTCTCACTTAGCTGCTACAAACACGAAAGACCCTCTGTGTAGCGAATGTAAGATTGTCCGTCCGGACCCCACTGAGAAGGAGCTCATCATGTACCTCCATGCGTTACGTTATAAAGGACCAGACTTTGAATATTCAACTCGCCTACCTGACTGGGCCAAGGATGACTGGATTGAAGACTAA
- the LOC129811320 gene encoding coiled-coil domain-containing protein 32-like, translating into MKMFDDFESHKARSSRDLWSEICGQRSVVRDLWSEICGQRSVVRDLWSEICGQRSVVRDLWSEICWSLPDVQEKDQGRGEDNAALFKDSFQPSHVGNDLQSNGTSMSFSSHSVWEPMEDSDVYITSLENRLKRIEGQCTEVTSREMLRSLSQAKTECWDRFLHDAQSSELFQEDELVQSTLEHLKRWLVPEKVAISAEELECLLLPSLSREQTSMDQSQSGPEAATQNPEEDKSPIPEK; encoded by the exons ATGAAGATGTTTGACGATTTTGAGAGTCATAAGGCCCGGTCCAGCAGAGATCTGTGGTCAGAGATCTGTGGTCAGAGATCTGTGGTCAGAGATCTGTGGTCAGAGATCTGTGGTCAGAGATCTGTGGTCAGAGATCTGTGGTCAGAGATCTGTGGTCAGAGATCTGTGGTCAGAGATCTGTGGTCAGAGATCTGCTGGAGCCTGCCTGATGTGCAGGAGAAAGATCAAGGCCGAGGAGAGGATAATGCTGCTCTGTTCAAAGATTCATTCCAACCTTCACATGTTGGCAATGACCTGCAATCTAATGGCACGTCTATGAGTTTCTCCTCTCACAGCGTCTGGGAACCTATGGAAGACTCGGATGTCTACATTACTAGTTTAG AGAACCGTCTGAAGAGAATAGAGGGCCAGTGTACTGAGGTGACGTCCAGGGAGATGCTGCGCTCCCTATCTCAGGCCAAAACAGAATGCTGGGATAGATTCTTGCACGACGCTCAGAGCTCGGAACTCTTTCAGGAGGACGAGCTAGTTCAGAG TACCCTGGAGCATCTAAAGCGTTGGCTGGTACCTGAGAAAGTGGCCATCAGCGCTGAGGAGCTGGAGTGTCTCCTCCTGCCGTCACTGAGCCGAGAGCAGACCTCTATGGACCAATCACAGAGCGGACCAGAGGCAGCCACTCAGAACCCTGAAGAGGACAAGAGTCCCATACCTGAGAAATAG
- the prlh2r gene encoding prolactin releasing hormone 2 receptor: MDNREFSLNCSWVENTSLPAYSSSSSSSFTGLDILFDLKPLFIPLYSMVILVACSGNLLLLILIGLNKKRHNTTNFLIGNLALVDLIMCIFCVPLTASYAFDKRGWLFGRFMCHFVTLMQSATVFAAVLSLTAIAVDRYVVVAYPIRRRVGCQFCWGLVAVIWLCSLAFSTPTALHTGYLDLSATGLHMVVCEEFWHGQERGRLVYSCFVLLFSYFVPLAAVSASYLAISYHLRQRNISGLMAAGPVSNQMNWGRKRRKTFCLLLVSVLCFAFSWLPLQVVNLIRDLDTDFTILGKSHVNVIQVSCHLLAMSSACYNPFIYASLHDKFLSCLCHRDLFPRHRGVGGRGPRGNSSSFMTSHRLHRVNTFSTLGDIPVVLGTKMPQESWPLRQAHKSSTTTTIIDHNYM; this comes from the coding sequence ATGGACAACAGGGAGTTTTCTCTGAACTGCTCTTGGGTAGAGAACACATCTCTTCCTGCCTACTCCTCatcgtcctcctcctcattcaCTGGGTTGGATATCCTATTTGACCTGAAGCCCCTATTCATCCCTCTCTACTCCATGGTGATCCTGGTCGCCTGCTCTGGCAACCTCCTGCTGCTCATCCTCATCGGGCTCAACAAGAAGAGACACAACACCACCAACTTCCTGATCGGCAACTTGGCGCTAGTTGATTTGATCATGTGCATCTTCTGCGTGCCCCTGACAGCCTCCTATGCCTTCGACAAGCGAGGGTGGCTCTTCGGACGCTTCATGTGCCACTTTGTCACCTTGATGCAGTCGGCGACGGTTTTCGCAGCCGTCTTGTCCCTCACAGCCATCGCAGTGGACCGGTACGTCGTTGTGGCCTATCCCATTCGCAGGCGGGTGGGTTGCCAGTTCTGCTGGGGTTTGGTGGCTGTCATCTGGTTGTGTAGCCTTGCGTTTTCCACTCCTACGGCTCTCCACACTGGCTACCTGGACCTGAGCGCCACCGGTCTCCACATGGTCGTCTGTGAGGAGTTCTGGCATGGCCAGGAGCGGGGACGCCTTGTCTACTCCTGCTTTGTCCTGCTCTTCTCTTACTTTGTGCCACTCGCCGCTGTGTCTGCATCCTACCTCGCTATCTCCTACCACTTGAGACAAAGGAACATTTCTGGTTTGATGGCGGCGGGTCCTGTCTCTAACCAAATGAACTGGGGGCGAAAGAGAAGAAAGACGTTCTGCCTCCTCCTTGTGTCGGTGCTCTGCTTCGCCTTCTCCTGGCTCCCTCTTCAGGTGGTCAATCTCATCCGCGACCTGGATACTGACTTCACCATCCTGGGCAAGAGCCACGTCAACGTGATCCAAGTGTCGTGCCACCTGTTAGCTATGAGCTCGGCGTGCTACAACCCATTTATCTACGCGTCGCTCCACGACAAGTTCCTGTCCTGCCTGTGTCATCGTGACCTCTTCCCCCGTCACAGAGGAGTGGGGGGTCGAGGGCCAAGGGGGAACAGCAGCAGCTTCATGACATCCCACCGACTGCACCGTGTGAACACCTTCTCCACCCTGGGTGACATCCCGGTGGTTCTGGGGACCAAGATGCCACAGGAGAGTTGGCCATTACGACAGGCACATAAGTCCTCAACAACCACTACAATAATTGACCATAATTACATGTAG